A genomic stretch from Arachis stenosperma cultivar V10309 chromosome 3, arast.V10309.gnm1.PFL2, whole genome shotgun sequence includes:
- the LOC130967535 gene encoding zinc finger CCCH domain-containing protein 53 isoform X1: MDGYEATRIVFSRIQSMDPENASKIMGLLLIQDHGEKEMIRLAFGPEALLHSVISKARKDLGLPSNSPPTPSTPPSPSPFLSASTNPVNISRQNSTSSSSRLGSGMNLPPALTIPNPSSSSASWAAMSDLQNPEDLMSPNNLVVGSSSTTSSSLPFYANGGSDPIDEYQLQDQLSFLNDGSPNSTLAAAACGGSHHNKSHDLFYPHSDMASSPTGAGDPSLFPSYGWGGPLHRRSCSVNDACLASEDPNSGFGWKPCLYFARGYCKNGTSCRFLHGGGLGEADGAAAAAAMVGSPSKIEMMEQCHELLRSKTAQQQRFAAASQLMASSSFPYSSKCMNFLLQQQQQQQQQQNDTQRAAAAALMMSEDLHKFGRSRLERSDFSLNSPGMVNPASRQIYLTFPADSTFREEDVSNYFSIYGPVQDVRIPYQQKRMFGFVTFVYPETVKLILSKGNPHFVCDARVLVKPYKEKGKVPDKYRKQQQQVDRDFSPCGTPTGLDARDQYDLQLGGRMFYNTQDMLWRRKMEEQADLQQALELQSRRLMGLQLLDIKKQHHHRALSAGSPIPSPTHSPNMFNQTLVHHSFHGTPDSPEENGSASAPSSTAPVSVIGQQTVNISVGKEVGTNNGENGYSDGNGNGKQSSSHEDSDLQECLEHNLPDSPFASPTKAAVGDYMAAFNNGPNEAIDADPSASSANSKFGTSSLLPSASALDMGSFKSFNCQIPRFSSGHGTIGMLAGTGGAIGI, from the exons ATGGATGGTTACGAAGCAACTAGGATAGTGTTCTCAAGGATCCAAAGCATGGACCCTGAAAACGCTTCAAAAATCATGGGTCTTCTTCTGATTCAAGACCATGGTGAGAAGGAGATGATTAGGTTAGCATTTGGACCAGAAGCTTTACTTCACTCTGTGATTTCCAAAGCTAGAAAAGACTTAGGTTTACCTTCAAACTCTCCTCCTACACCTTCAACTCCACCATCTCCATCACCTTTTCTTTCAGCTTCTACCAACCCGGTTAACATTTCAAGGCAGAActcaacttcttcttcttcaaggcTTGGTAGTGGGATGAACCTTCCACCTGCTCTAACCATACCAaacccttcttcttcttcagcttcTTGGGCTGCCATGTCTGACCTTCAAAACCCTGAGGACTTGATGAGTCCTAACAACTTGGTTGTTGGTTCTTCTTCCACAACTTCATCTTCTCTACCCTTTTATGCAAATGGAGGGTCAGATCCAATTGATGAGTACCAGTTACAGGACCAGCTTTCATTCTTGAACGATGGTTCTCCAAATTCTACTCTTGCTGCGGCTGCTTGTGGTGGTTCACACCATAACAAGAGCCATGATTTGTTCTACCCTCACTCAGACATGGCTTCTAGTCCTACTGGTGCTGGTGACCCCTCTTTGTTCCCTTCTTATGGCTGGGGAGGGCCTCTTCATAGGAGAAGTTGTTCAGTGAATGATGCATGTTTGGCTTCGGAGGATCCCAATTCCGGGTTTGGTTGGAAGCCTTGTCTTTACTTTGCTAGAGGGTACTGCAAGAATGGCACTAGCTGCAGGTTCCTCCATGGTGGTGGACTTGGAGAAGCTGATggtgctgctgctgctgctgcaaTGGTTGGTTCTCCAAGCAAGATTGAGATGATGGAGCAGTGTCATGAACTTCTCAGATCTAAAACTGCTCAGCAACAAAGATTTGCTGCTGCTTCTCAACTCATGGCATCTTCAAGCTTTCCTTACTCTTCAAAGTGCATGAATTTCCTCTtacagcagcagcagcagcagcagcagcagcaaaaTGATACTCAAAG GGCTGCGGCTGCGGCTTTGATGATGAGCGAGGACTTACACAAATTCGGAAGATCGAGGCTTGAAAGGAGTGATTTCTCTTTGAACAGCCCTGGCATGGTCAACCCAGCTTCCAGGCAGATCTATTTGACTTTCCCAGCTGACAGCACTTTTAGAGAGGAAGATGTTTCCAACTACTTCAG CATTTATGGGCCAGTTCAAGATGTGAGAATCCCATACCAGCAGAAGCGCATGTTTGGATTTGTTACATTCGTTTATCCGGAGACTGTGAAGCTCATTCTCTCAAAAGGGAACCCTCATTTTGTGTGTGATGCAAGAGTGCTTGTTAAGCCTTACAAGGAGAAGGGCAAAGTTCCAGACAAGTACAG GAAGCAACAGCAACAGGTAGATAGGGATTTTTCACCTTGTGGCACTCCTACTGGACTAGATGCTAGAGACCAATATGATCTCCAACTAG GAGGGAGAATGTTCTACAACACTCAAGACATGCTTTGGAGGAGGAAGATGGAGGAGCAAGCTGATTTGCAGCAAGCTCTTGAGCTCCAAAGTAGGAGGTTGATGGGTCTGCAGCTCCTTGACATCAAGAAGCAGCACCATCATCGCGCCCTCTCCGCCGGAAGTCCGATACCATCCCCAACACACTCTCCTAACATGTTCAACCAaactcttgttcatcattcgtTTCACGGCACCCCAGATTCGCCGGAGG AGAATGGATCAGCTTCTGCTCCAAGTAGCACGGCACCGGTTTCGGTTATTGGTCAACAGACAGTCAACATATCTGTTGGCAAGGAAGTTGGAACCAATAATGGAGAGAATGGATATAGTGATGGCAATGGCAATGGCAAGCAAAGTTCAAGTCATGAAGACAGTGATCTACAAGAATG TTTGGAGCATAATCTCCCTGATAGCCCTTTTGCTTCACCTACAAAAGCTGCTGTTGGAGATTACATGGCTGCCTTCAACAATGGACCTAATGAGGCCATTGATGCAGATCCCTCAGCTTCTTCTGCCAACTCCAAATTTGGAACTAGCTCTCTACTTCCATCAGCATCTGCTCTTGACATGGGTTCATTCAAATCCTTTAACTGCCAAATACCTAG GTTCTCTTCTGGCCATGGAACTATTGGGATGTTAGCCGGGACCGGCGGCGCCATCGGCATTTAG
- the LOC130967535 gene encoding zinc finger CCCH domain-containing protein 53 isoform X2 has translation MDGYEATRIVFSRIQSMDPENASKIMGLLLIQDHGEKEMIRLAFGPEALLHSVISKARKDLGLPSNSPPTPSTPPSPSPFLSASTNPVNISRQNSTSSSSRLGSGMNLPPALTIPNPSSSSASWAAMSDLQNPEDLMSPNNLVVGSSSTTSSSLPFYANGGSDPIDEYQLQDQLSFLNDGSPNSTLAAAACGGSHHNKSHDLFYPHSDMASSPTGAGDPSLFPSYGWGGPLHRRSCSVNDACLASEDPNSGFGWKPCLYFARGYCKNGTSCRFLHGGGLGEADGAAAAAAMVGSPSKIEMMEQCHELLRSKTAQQQRFAAASQLMASSSFPYSSKCMNFLLQQQQQQQQQQNDTQRAAAAALMMSEDLHKFGRSRLERSDFSLNSPGMVNPASRQIYLTFPADSTFREEDVSNYFSIYGPVQDVRIPYQQKRMFGFVTFVYPETVKLILSKGNPHFVCDARVLVKPYKEKGKVPDKKQQQQVDRDFSPCGTPTGLDARDQYDLQLGGRMFYNTQDMLWRRKMEEQADLQQALELQSRRLMGLQLLDIKKQHHHRALSAGSPIPSPTHSPNMFNQTLVHHSFHGTPDSPEENGSASAPSSTAPVSVIGQQTVNISVGKEVGTNNGENGYSDGNGNGKQSSSHEDSDLQECLEHNLPDSPFASPTKAAVGDYMAAFNNGPNEAIDADPSASSANSKFGTSSLLPSASALDMGSFKSFNCQIPRFSSGHGTIGMLAGTGGAIGI, from the exons ATGGATGGTTACGAAGCAACTAGGATAGTGTTCTCAAGGATCCAAAGCATGGACCCTGAAAACGCTTCAAAAATCATGGGTCTTCTTCTGATTCAAGACCATGGTGAGAAGGAGATGATTAGGTTAGCATTTGGACCAGAAGCTTTACTTCACTCTGTGATTTCCAAAGCTAGAAAAGACTTAGGTTTACCTTCAAACTCTCCTCCTACACCTTCAACTCCACCATCTCCATCACCTTTTCTTTCAGCTTCTACCAACCCGGTTAACATTTCAAGGCAGAActcaacttcttcttcttcaaggcTTGGTAGTGGGATGAACCTTCCACCTGCTCTAACCATACCAaacccttcttcttcttcagcttcTTGGGCTGCCATGTCTGACCTTCAAAACCCTGAGGACTTGATGAGTCCTAACAACTTGGTTGTTGGTTCTTCTTCCACAACTTCATCTTCTCTACCCTTTTATGCAAATGGAGGGTCAGATCCAATTGATGAGTACCAGTTACAGGACCAGCTTTCATTCTTGAACGATGGTTCTCCAAATTCTACTCTTGCTGCGGCTGCTTGTGGTGGTTCACACCATAACAAGAGCCATGATTTGTTCTACCCTCACTCAGACATGGCTTCTAGTCCTACTGGTGCTGGTGACCCCTCTTTGTTCCCTTCTTATGGCTGGGGAGGGCCTCTTCATAGGAGAAGTTGTTCAGTGAATGATGCATGTTTGGCTTCGGAGGATCCCAATTCCGGGTTTGGTTGGAAGCCTTGTCTTTACTTTGCTAGAGGGTACTGCAAGAATGGCACTAGCTGCAGGTTCCTCCATGGTGGTGGACTTGGAGAAGCTGATggtgctgctgctgctgctgcaaTGGTTGGTTCTCCAAGCAAGATTGAGATGATGGAGCAGTGTCATGAACTTCTCAGATCTAAAACTGCTCAGCAACAAAGATTTGCTGCTGCTTCTCAACTCATGGCATCTTCAAGCTTTCCTTACTCTTCAAAGTGCATGAATTTCCTCTtacagcagcagcagcagcagcagcagcagcaaaaTGATACTCAAAG GGCTGCGGCTGCGGCTTTGATGATGAGCGAGGACTTACACAAATTCGGAAGATCGAGGCTTGAAAGGAGTGATTTCTCTTTGAACAGCCCTGGCATGGTCAACCCAGCTTCCAGGCAGATCTATTTGACTTTCCCAGCTGACAGCACTTTTAGAGAGGAAGATGTTTCCAACTACTTCAG CATTTATGGGCCAGTTCAAGATGTGAGAATCCCATACCAGCAGAAGCGCATGTTTGGATTTGTTACATTCGTTTATCCGGAGACTGTGAAGCTCATTCTCTCAAAAGGGAACCCTCATTTTGTGTGTGATGCAAGAGTGCTTGTTAAGCCTTACAAGGAGAAGGGCAAAGTTCCAGACAA GAAGCAACAGCAACAGGTAGATAGGGATTTTTCACCTTGTGGCACTCCTACTGGACTAGATGCTAGAGACCAATATGATCTCCAACTAG GAGGGAGAATGTTCTACAACACTCAAGACATGCTTTGGAGGAGGAAGATGGAGGAGCAAGCTGATTTGCAGCAAGCTCTTGAGCTCCAAAGTAGGAGGTTGATGGGTCTGCAGCTCCTTGACATCAAGAAGCAGCACCATCATCGCGCCCTCTCCGCCGGAAGTCCGATACCATCCCCAACACACTCTCCTAACATGTTCAACCAaactcttgttcatcattcgtTTCACGGCACCCCAGATTCGCCGGAGG AGAATGGATCAGCTTCTGCTCCAAGTAGCACGGCACCGGTTTCGGTTATTGGTCAACAGACAGTCAACATATCTGTTGGCAAGGAAGTTGGAACCAATAATGGAGAGAATGGATATAGTGATGGCAATGGCAATGGCAAGCAAAGTTCAAGTCATGAAGACAGTGATCTACAAGAATG TTTGGAGCATAATCTCCCTGATAGCCCTTTTGCTTCACCTACAAAAGCTGCTGTTGGAGATTACATGGCTGCCTTCAACAATGGACCTAATGAGGCCATTGATGCAGATCCCTCAGCTTCTTCTGCCAACTCCAAATTTGGAACTAGCTCTCTACTTCCATCAGCATCTGCTCTTGACATGGGTTCATTCAAATCCTTTAACTGCCAAATACCTAG GTTCTCTTCTGGCCATGGAACTATTGGGATGTTAGCCGGGACCGGCGGCGCCATCGGCATTTAG